A single region of the Candidatus Polarisedimenticolia bacterium genome encodes:
- a CDS encoding cobalamin-independent methionine synthase II family protein, giving the protein MLKATAGKIMPTTITGSLPRPSWYTENLGTRSFLDAMVLSRFREQYVDALSVYLQEQEVAGLDIVTDGDCRFDSDIGGQSWTSYPPHHMTGFDTQHPKLAKMNAGGLQFPRGHILHDYLEARVMPKITGPIGRGEMQYAEIWKAAQRLTPKPVKFGTVTPELVAFAVQDGHYKDIQERIWAMSEAFNEELHDLADAGCPVIQMEEPQIHLLAARNFVDKVINPEFMLKVFNNTVKGLRAKTEVWCHTCWGNPSQQRLFGSVQTYKPALKLLNQVDADVITFEMISSGAQDLEDVGREITEMKVAIGAIDHHTLQVESPTEIADLVRKALKVIPAERLVLSSDCGMGREGMSRRHAFYKMVALVQGTNIVKKELGLPPAESLGADPKLSLIRFNQ; this is encoded by the coding sequence ATGCTGAAGGCCACTGCCGGAAAGATCATGCCGACGACCATCACGGGCTCGCTGCCGCGCCCGAGCTGGTATACGGAAAACCTGGGCACGCGCTCGTTCCTGGACGCGATGGTGCTGTCGCGGTTCCGCGAGCAGTATGTGGACGCCCTGTCGGTGTATCTGCAGGAACAGGAAGTGGCCGGGCTGGACATCGTGACGGACGGCGACTGCCGGTTCGACTCGGACATCGGCGGCCAGAGCTGGACGAGCTATCCGCCGCACCACATGACGGGGTTCGACACGCAGCACCCGAAGCTGGCGAAGATGAACGCGGGGGGGCTGCAGTTCCCGCGCGGGCACATCCTGCACGACTACCTGGAAGCGCGGGTGATGCCGAAGATCACCGGGCCGATCGGGCGGGGGGAGATGCAGTATGCGGAGATCTGGAAGGCGGCGCAGCGGCTGACGCCGAAGCCGGTGAAGTTCGGGACGGTGACGCCGGAGCTGGTGGCGTTCGCGGTGCAGGACGGGCACTACAAGGACATCCAGGAACGCATCTGGGCGATGTCGGAGGCGTTCAACGAGGAGCTGCACGACCTGGCGGACGCGGGCTGCCCGGTGATCCAGATGGAAGAGCCGCAGATTCATCTCTTGGCGGCGCGTAACTTCGTGGACAAGGTGATCAACCCGGAGTTCATGCTGAAGGTGTTCAACAACACCGTGAAGGGGCTGCGGGCGAAGACGGAAGTGTGGTGCCACACGTGCTGGGGCAACCCGTCGCAGCAGCGACTGTTCGGGTCGGTGCAGACCTACAAGCCGGCGCTGAAGCTGCTGAACCAGGTGGATGCCGACGTGATCACGTTCGAGATGATCAGCTCGGGGGCGCAGGACCTGGAGGACGTGGGGCGGGAGATCACGGAGATGAAGGTGGCGATCGGCGCCATCGACCACCACACGCTGCAGGTGGAGTCGCCGACCGAGATCGCGGACCTGGTGCGGAAGGCGCTGAAGGTGATTCCGGCGGAGCGGCTGGTGCTGTCGTCGGACTGCGGGATGGGGCGCGAGGGGATGAGCCGGCGGCACGCGTTCTACAAGATGGTGGCGCTGGTGCAGGGCACCAACATCGTGAAGAAGGAGCTGGGGCTGCCGCCCGCCGAGTCGCTCGGCGCCGATCCGAAGCTCTCGCTGATCCGCTTCAATCAGTAG